The sequence ttttgtatgGTATATCAGCTGAAACCCGACAATATTCAGTTCAATGTGTCAAAATGATTTACTCTATTCGACCCTGTAAGAACCCCTCACCTTTTTTTGGAGTCTTGATTTTATTTACCTCAGAATTCAATGCAGccagaaaatatgaaaaccattGGTTTCTTTATTCAAActcttttgtaaattgatttactggtacatgtatggCTTAATTTGTGGAACAATTTTGTGAAAAGGTAGTCCTAATTTGATACCAATAACTTCACCCTCAAGTAATTAAGTCTggatgcttattgggtcaaatacagtacatgtacattgtatttaaggtttttttttttctatagatGAAATTGTATCATAATTGTTAGTGTCCTAGAGAATATTACTACTTAAGTGTGAAAAGATATCTAGGGAAATAAGAATGTTAGTAATAATCTTATATATTTCTGAATTAGATAAAAGAGATTCACAAACACATGGTTATATTCATTACATGAATTTTacgcatgtgtttgttattgaGTGTATACATGACATCTAGCTAATTGGAGTTAGTGATTTAGTAATTAAGTGAAGACTTGAAAAACACTGGTACTTTTATGATAGAATAATCTCGATGACTTCATAATTCAATGTTAGACTACAATTAGGGCTGGGTTTTCTTCCAAGTCATGcattacaatatcaaaatagtGTAAATGTATAACTACTGgtagtcaacagtcaaaacttaACTGGAAAAATCGAGGAGTTTACCACTGAGGAAAGGAGACAACATAAAGAAATGATAGGAGTTCTAACGAAGGACGATGTACAACACATACCAGTCAAACAGTGTATAATGTAAGTATGATTAACTTACCAGCCACGTAAGAGGGACCGTGACAAATGTTTCTGTGAGGAAGCCCAGGGTTGACTGTAGGTACCCCAACTTCTCCTTGGCTTGAGACAGGGCTAGAGTTGGCATGTCTTCATATTTGGCAACCTGTGGGAAATTGTCATTGTTTGTATGTTGCTTTTTATTTTAAGGAAAAACATTATGGatgttttgtattaataaaGTATGTAATAAACCatatcagatatatatttaatgaataacAATTCTATACACATTACAATATGTCTTTATCTAAATGCATTACAGAATTGTATTGTGTATATCTAAAAACAATACCATATAATATCAAATCTATATCTCTGGGGAAGATTTTCTTAACAAACTGTAGTGAGCAGGCAATGGAATTTTAAAGTATTCTTCAACATTTGAAAACCGAAGGGATATTATATCATGGTTCTTTTAATAATTCAATTCATGGCAGCTGCGAGCATCTTGATTTTCTCTTTGAATTCTTAAGCATAGTCAGCTGCTAACTTACATCTTTGAAGTATGTGTAGAGGTCTTCTGTATACTGGTATGTTTGATGGAGTCGATCACGGAGGGCAGCGGGCTGAAGGGATTCTGGGACATAGTTGTTCAATGTGGAAAGACCGGAGCGGAGTTGCTTGGTGAGATGACGTGCCATAATAATggattttgtttccatggtctggaaaaagaaatacatgtacatgtaggttcaTTTTACTAGAATGCATATTGTAATCTAAATCTGATGAacgttttaaaatttcaaattaatctcCATTTTGAGTACagttttaacaaaaacaaatgactGAAATTTTGTCAAGTAGAGAAATTTTACGCTCACTGCTTATTCGACCTTCACCAGAAATACATGCagtaaagaaataataatgGGAAGCTGCTCACATTAGGTACCAGTTCTCCTTCCTCTAGTTCTGAGTCGTCCTTATTGATCTCTGTCCACAACATGGTTGCTTTACTCTGGAGATCTCCAACCTTCTCCTCTGCCATCCCTTTAGCAGACTGCATGTTTGTTTTGGCATAATCAATCTGAAAATTTAATAAGATTCTTGATTTGGATGGTATTATGTGTTATGTaaacatcatatatatgtacatgcaaaAAAATTATTCACTGAGCCTTACTTGCTATGAAGTATGTGTGTAATGAATTCTCCCCCCCACCAGCCTTTTCCcatttatatttgaaatgtaaCTGTAACTGTAActagatatatacataaaataatatgaTGACACAGGGTTTTTGACAGGCCTTTATAGGGTGCAGTAAAAGGACCCATtccaaatgaaaaataacactttATTTTCCCCCAATTAAAAATAACACTTTATTTTCCCAAACTCAGTATTTTCCCAAATGCAgtaaaatttaatcaaaacCCCAAATATGATGTCTTATATTATACCTATGAAATCAGTAAAATTAAATGTAGAATTTTaagaatattataatatcatttaaagaAACAGCTAAAAACTTCTTTGTTATTTAATTTCcccattttgatattatttcaacaaaattgtgatgaaaattttaacaaaataatgttgataaatttccccaatttttgaaaaacgctgatgatattttcccaatttttgcTTGGTGTCCTTTTCCCAAAACAGCTGGCAAAAACCCTGTGACATTTAGAATTGTAAGATAGACCATATATATAAGCACAACCTAAACTTTTACTCACCAAATCTACTGTGAAGCTGAGTTTAGCCAGACTTTCCTGACTGCGGACTTGGACGTTCCTCAGATCCTTTAACGCCCGCTTGTACATTCTCCGTCTCAACTTTGTCGTTAGATCCTTGGCTCGGCCAACTGGACTGGGTGGGTACTCGTCCATTTCTTTGGCTTCATCTGGGTCTGAAATTATTTCATTGcatcaaataaatgaaaactttACAACTCTGAAACAAAGTAGTAATCTCATATATATAACCTCAATTTTTACTTGGATGCTGCTGAATTTAAACTTATGATTTTTTAAGAAACTAATTTATctaaaatttaaattgtttattaaagTGAAAGCAAATGTATGGCTTACTGTCACACtttcataattattattagttATAGTCTGGCAACATATAATGGGTTAATGGGagtgatatataaattataaacacCCTACCATTCTCATCCTTTTCCTCTTCGTCCTCAGGTAGGTACTTGTCAAGGTATTCTTCAGACAAAGTCAAGGCGGTATTCACCTTGTCTGTCACATAATGGCCGTACGATGTGTCCATCGCTTTGGACACTTGCATCAGCCCGTAGTCTTTAACGGTAGACACAGTATCCTTTCCAATCTGCTTCACGTCTCCTGTACGTACCTGTCAACCACAAATTAATCAAGATATTACACGGGTGTGAGCTATCCTGGTCACAGCACTGGAGAGCAAGGGTAGGGCAGTCATTCAACTGAACTCTGAACTGAGCTATATAatcaatttatattatataaatattttgtataccGTATTTCAACTTTGAccctttgtaatatttttttcatatctgcAAGACATTAAGTGAAGattttttcagattttcaaattgtttttaacaatgttataaatatatatttctaatgtAGGAGTAGTTAGGAAATTTCTTGGTTTATGTTTAAGCCATcatttttgaaatcaaaatcttcctgagcaaaaaaaaaaaaaaaaaaacaacacacattATCATATAAATGCAATTGATTCTTGTAAAAATGGTCTTAAAACCGAGCATATCCTcaatacttcaggggttactatcactgccattatatccacccctgcaCAAGCTAGGTCAAATCATGTCattcgattttttttatctacatcaaaggaccaaactacctgtttATCTGTTGTCACACACAATACCCAGTTGTGCACGGGTGGATATGTGACAGTGATAtcaacccctggaatattgaggatacATTGAGCAATACTCACCTTACTGATGGTGTCTGTGCTGTACTGACGGACAGCGTTCACGCGGTCAATGGTTGGCTGAATAAGTTCCTTACCATCGGCCATCAACTGTTGTACAAAAGAAACATTCACATTACCCACCTCCTTTAATAAacaattattgattttattggtaTCCATTTTCATCAACCTTAAAAGAAATgcatgtaaataataaattacttttgtaatgaaatttagATGAAAACTTCATTTATGATTAAATCACGCAAGAAGTTGTAGAAATAACCCTATTTGTAAATCATCCTGTAATCTCAAAGATTTATTCACATAAATTTAGTGAAAagtaatagtacatgtaatgataAGCATCAGTGTTCAGTCAGAAATTATTCCCTTGCTTTTAACCTGAATAGTTTCATCCAAAATATAAAAGAGTCCTCATTTCTGAAAGGTTATTTTCAGCATCAGATAATTAAACAATCAAGTAACTGATATCAGTATAGGTATCcacatttaattaatattaaaacttAATTTGATACTGTAGTCTACATAAAAATATCtagaattaaaattatattctgGGGATCTGTTCTAAAAACAACCAAATGAAAATTCTAATTTAGATTCAGGCTGTCAGGctgttgaaatgtttttttgttgtttgtttaattCTAGATAAGAATAAACATGTTTAATTCTAGATAAGAATAAACATGATGCTAAAAATAACTCCACCTAACTGTAACCTTGATATCATCAAGGACACACGGATatcaataccaggtatatgGCAATCTGCCACATATAAGACCCTTGACTGACAAAACTAGTACTAGAGTGTGGAAATTTCCTACAGATAATGTTCATCATCTAGACAGTTTGTCCCGATATAACCTGGTACTCTTTTTGTATACACTTCACTTTTAGTTTATGATAAATGTACCGTATACAAAAATTggtattgtttcattttttcttgacaatatcattaaaattcTAAATCTTTGACATTTTTTCTGTTTGAGGTAACAATATGTAATGGATGGAGCAAGTATAAGTAACATTGTTCATCCCTTACAGTACTCTGTCCAACTAAATCTACATTTTTTGTAATCTTTGAAATTCATTATCCAATTTCTAACAGGCTTCACTTGtagctaaatgtatatgtaatatataacagaaggaatctaaacaaatattttcatttcatgtaatgtacaaaaacaatatgtcaactgtacaatgtatgttgaatATAAGctatatacaagtatataatGCCCCTCTTTGAGGCCACCAATTCACCAACCTTGATTCAAATGCAGACTGTCACTACAGTACGTAAATTGTTAAGTTTATACAATTCTTTTACAAATTGATTACTTATTGCAATGTGCTAGGTTGGTCCAAATTGGTACTTTTAAGTGCCCCCtattatatttttcttattttcaagtAACCTGGGTGTCAATTACACATGTATccatgaaaaaaattaattttacctCATCAGTTGGTTTTTTGATGACAGGGTAGTTTTTCTCTAGGTTATCCAGCTGTTCACAGGCGTACTTGTTCACACGCTCAActgaaatataaaatcaccaataAATAAAGATAACATTGTATTATGGTAATTTGTCTTCAGGTCAGAAACATGTTGGACACTAAGTGTATATACCCGGTATATATGGCAATATACTGTAAAGATATCTCTCCAGCCTGGGTTTTGTGGTTCAGTATGACTATAGaccatatactacatatacTCACGCTGAGGCTGATATCTCTCCACCCTGGGTTTTGTGGTTCAGTATGACTATAGACCATATGGCATATACTACTCACTCTGAGGCTGATATCTCTCCACCCTGGGTTTTGTGGTTCAGTATGACTATAGACCATAAACTACTCACTCTGAGGCTGATATCTCTCCACCCTGGGTTTTGTGGTTTGGTAtgaccacaggtgttcgtttctaatataagtataagtataatactgggtcaaggtctataactcggccggccatataacactacccaatttcagaaaaagtatgattattaaccaaccgtataggatataataataggaatactctcaatcgacagccagataatttatctttattttggtatatgatacaatatatatcatgccgtataaatgtcactaggtatccaaaaacatcggaaaacagccagatttcaactggtcggacactgtggtgtcctccgatgaacacgccagggctctaatgggtagctcaaaaaccactgcatgtcaacacttcagcgtcataagaatgaaagtttggtagaaaacaaacttaccggttagtaaatccctggataaataccatccatttgcctaacgcagccctttgaaatttccgattgaaaaaaaattatgtctctagccgccatgtaagtatgtgtgcagtagatttgttttgtcggcgttgattggctctcgaaaattaattgaccaatcaacgccgagaaaacaaatgtactacacacatatcaacatgacggctagagacacacattttttgaatcggaaatttcaaaaggctgtattgcgcaaatggatggtacatagataaacactaacataccggtaagtttgtttttttaccaaactttaattcctatgaagctgaagtgttgacatgcagtggtttttgaactacccattagagccctagcgtgtttatcggaggacaccacagtgtccgaccagttgaaatctggctgttttccgatgtttctggatacctagtgacatttatacggcatgatatatattgtatcatataccaaattaaagataaattatctggctgtcgattgagagtatttctattattatatcctatacggttggataataatcatactttttctgaaattgggtagtgttatatggccggccgagttatagaccttgacccagtattatacttatacttatattatagACCATATGGCATATACTATATACCTGTGGCTGTATCTCTCCACCATGGTTTGGTGGTTCAGTATGACTAAAACAtatactatcactgacgttctGTGGTTCAGTATGACTATAGACCATATATACTCACTCCATCTCTCCACCCTGGGTTTTGTGGTTCAGTATGACTATAGACCTTATACTACGTATACTCACACTGAGGCTGATATCTCTCCACCCTGGGTTTTGTGGTTCAGTATGACTATAGACCATATACTACTCACACTGAGGCTGACATCTCTCCACCCTGGGTTTTGTGGTTCAGTATGACTATAGACCATATACTACTCACACTGAGGCTGACATCTCTCCACCCTGGGTTTTGTGGTTCAGTATGACTATAGACCATATACTACTCACACTGAGGCTGACATCTCTCCACCCTGGGTTTTGTGGTTCAGTATGACTATAGACCATATACTACTCACTCTGAGGCTGATATCTCTCCACCCTGGGTTTTGTGGTTCAGTATGACTATAGACCATATACTACTCACACTGAGGCTGACATCTCTCCACCCTGGGTTTTGTGGTTCAGTATGACTATAGACCATATACTACTCACACTGAGGCTGACATCTCTCCATCCTGGGTTTTGTGGTTTGGTATGACTATAGACCATATACTACTCACTCTGAGGCTGATATCTCTCCACCATGGGTTTGGTGGTTTCTGCCACGGTTTTGATACCAGACTCTGCCATGTTGAGAGTGGAACAGATGATTGGGCTGCTGTCCTTGGTTTTCTGGTAGAGGCCCCAAGCCTGAGTCCATGTGGATCCCACCATGGGGATGTTCCCCAGACGAGTAAAAAAATGTTCTTGGGCCATCTTCTCCTGATCCTGCATCATGCTTCTTCTGTACATATATCTGTAACACTAAAAACAAGAACATAAAGTCAATTGAACTTTAAAATTCTAATTTCAAATTCAACGGGATCATTTCACTACATTTACATacaatcatacatgtatatatatgttaaatgaaTAGGTAACATATCATGACACTTGTTTAGTATTTATGCGAAAAATAAAAATGAGCTGAACTAGCTCACATGCTCAGTTGACTTGTATATTGTTGTACCCAGGTATGATTGCGAGTAGACCTTTAAATCTCATCCTGGCACTAAATATATCAACTGTGTAACAgttacatggtatatatatatacagtaactaTATACAACTTAAAACTTGCTACACTACCCATCCCTTTAAACGTGTTCGCCCCTAAACATAGACCAACCCAGGTTCTCTCTACAAGGAATCCTCCAATACTTCCACCTGGAGTGGTCTACCGCACCTGATGTTACAAAGGGCGCCCCGAGACCCCAGACTTACCCATGTCCATTGTTCTACCTACTGAGCTAAAGGGATAATTCCCCCTAGCATATAGAATCTACTGTATTAGGCCTATACCCCTGCTGGATAACCACAGTTTATCAGTTGGGCACAATCCTGCATATAAGTAACAGTTATTGCCATTGAGTAACAATTATCCATTTTAGTACCAGTAATCAATAAGTAATAAATGCAGGTTTGTGCCCAATCTGTTTATAAATTACCTACCAGACTCTGGTTATTGTACTTCTGTACTTCTTCTCGCcttttttatacattatttttaaaacaactttatccattttcatttcacagaatcctgcatttgcgtaacaaaattatccttCAAATACAGGTCATTTACTGAAATACAGGACAGTTACTCAAATACAGGACAGTTACTCAAATACAGATCAGTTACTCAAATACAGGACAGTTACTCGAATACACGATTATCCTATATGTAACGTTACATGTAGAATTCTATACGGGAGTGTTCCCAACCTGATGTATGCACGTAGATAACTCAGATAAATACTTGTACGTACCTCACTGCCTTGTGTTCCGCTTTCCTTAATGTTTAACTGGTGTACACGTCGGATGAAACTCTCCTTTTATTGCGAACCCAGTATTCTCCTCACCTTTTGTCTAATTTTGACAGCGTTAGTCAGAGTCCAATGTGCAAGAATCACGTGCTTCCCTATCGAATGgcttgtgacgtcattatttaaAGGTGACCTTGGCCTTGTCAATTCCAACCTACCTAATCGATCGTGTTCAGGGTCGGGTACGTTTTGATACAAGGGAATATCTGTGGTATGTACATACGCGTGTACATATGTACGTTACACAGATCACGCGTGTTGATAATTCTCGGAAGTCCACGTGAATTTGATAATGTAGAAGGTCCTAGATCTGTGACGTCAGGGGATTCCCCCAATACTATATTTAGAGACTGGCAATGTCTATTATAGGAACAGAACGTAGcagacctacatgtatatacgtatAATTAATGAACAGATCTATTTGAAATCCCTTTTGAGATGCACCACTGGAATAATattatgtttacatatattatacatgtacataaatcaGGTCAtagattttaattgatttataaaacCATTTTTGGATCATAAATAGTGACCCATACTGCCACTGAATCTACATGTATGGTACACAGGAAGTCAATTCAATCATCTCGAATACATCTTTTACATTATTTTAGGAACACTGAACATGAAACGAAAAGTAGAGTTGAGAAAAAACTTCAAGTGCTGTATTTGGGGCAAACATGCATGTTTACgggaaaaaacaaacatttaaactcttcatttaaagatttttttcttaaaaatattattcccactagctacatgtatgttcagAAGACATTATAACATTGAATGTGCACGTTGGTATCAATATTAGGACGCCATATAGGCCTATGTCATATTTGCATGTTTTAATCTATAgcctatatctatatatatatcacagggggccaactcaatgaaaatggatattgtcatacattttatttgtatttggtggatagactgatgagtatatatgacagtcatgtgatttttttcagaaaatttgagatttgaaaaattattaaaaaatccggattttatagtaaatactatcccgattttttaaaataatttttcaaatctaatattttcaaaaaaaaaaaaaatcacataactgtcatatatactcatcagtccatccaccaaataaaaaaaaaatatatatgacaacatctattttcattgagttggccccctgtgataTATATGTCAAAAGCGTATGCGTTCGTAAAGTCAAATCCGGTCAAACAAACGTTCCTTATAttataaacactagtaaacacACTGGCAtatggttatttggtgacagaaatatgtaccgaACCTCGTGGACTTATATATGCGGGCATGTCACGGATAGGAAACTAATGAAAGAGGCTGGAACAACTTCAGCAAGACGACATCATAATCCAGAGTAGAGCTTGTGGGTAGACACGGGGTTGGCATGGCAACGGGTAAAAAGTGGAGGACATCACTGACTCTGGAGGAGAGGAGAAAGTTAAGTTCGTCAAACAAAGTCAACTAATTTTTATTTAACGTATGTGCATATATACGGCAGTTATGAAAACCATGgatttgtaatacatgtacatggaagAAAATTCAGAAGTGATTAAAGCTGCGGACAGAAATAATGAAGTTGACGAAATTGGGCAGGGTGTCCACcaaaaaaattgtcaaagtACATGTTGTGGTTCCAAGTGAAGTCTGTCTTGGCGATGTATTGCCTACTCGAGGCAATGTGAGGAATGACAGGCGGCACATAGCTGGTGTACCCTTAGTGGCAGACCAGCCAGGAGCATACCCTTTCTTCTTGCTCAGTGGATCTGGAATATGGACGGTTCACATTAGACACATGACGTCAAAACAAGGTTCTGCATAACAACCCAGAAAACAGCAGAAAGAGTCCAAAGAAGGACAAAAGCGGCTTGACATTCATTAATTTTGTCAAGGCCGGAAAGCAGAGTGGGAAAAAGCACTGTGTTTCAACAGTTGTTAGCTATCTAGGATTTGCTGATTTGGGAAAAGCTAAAGGAATTAATTTTCCTAAGCTAAAAGTTAAAACGTCTTGTCCACAACAAGTAATGTTGGTTATCTTTGGATAGAAGTTCCTGTAGACATTGAGCCCATGCATATATGTAGGATCGGCATTGTCagttttaaagttgtatggtctatgatttttttttcgataaCAAAACTCTTAAAGTTGTTCTTCATATTTTTCTCCATATCTTTATCGACTTTTTGTAAAGTCTGTAATCGCAAAGttgttgaaataaaactttaaattagGACAAAAGTAGAAGGCATTTGTGTTCACGTGACCTCAATTCTACACTTTATCTATGTACCATTGACTATAAGCGACATCGGATATAATTAGACGAGATCTACCGATTGCATGACACACGTGGAAGTTGCTCTTGATATGACTCTGACACACACAAAGTAATTGCAGGTACCCAGATCAGGCCAATCCAGTCCCGAAGAAAAATAGTTTAAACCGCTAGGATAATCCATTTGGAAGATAACATACCAGGTTAAAGTTACAACTTTGTTGGAATGGGTTAatctttttcaatatttaacCTCAAAGATGAGGGTATCTGGATGACCACTGTACAAATGACAGCACCCCATTATGGGATATTGTTTATAGTTGATCTGGGCAGCTACCGGCTTCCATATATTTACTTACCCATGCCAACAAGGAAATCCGGCTTCAGAATTTTGACACTGGCTGTTCTTGAGGTGTTATGTGATAATTATTTACGAAAGATTCGATAATGAACTAAACACAGAAGGAGATTTTATTAAATTCATCTTCATCCTCCATTTTTTCAGCATGTTTGTAAAATACGAACGCTCTAACTGTAATGTACAGTGAGATTactacagtatttttaatagAACATTATGCCATGCATATGAGAAGGGGAATTAGAAAGTGTTGTACAATTCCATAATCTCAACGaaaatgttatgtttttaacaaaataagtTCTTTTACTATATAATTTGACTGTCATTGATTTCAAGGAGATTGTTTTACAGAGATAGCATGCTCTAACAGCAGCTATCATCGTTAGTTACACATGTACCACATACGATACCTCCCACCGCTTATTGATATTAATGGTTGAAATGAACCAAAATGGCTCATTACACAATCAGACTTTGTATTTATGTCACAGAATGAACGCAGGTCGACTGGTATCACTTCCTAAGACAGAATTCTGACATCAAAGGATCAAAGTGCCAGATTAAAGGCTTGGATAATATTGCTTAGTTTTTTTCAAGAATGGATTTAAAATTTGTAGCTTATGCATGTGCTGGTTATCATGCGTTTTATCTAGGCAACTGTCTTAGATTGAAgaacaatatcattttaaaatcctTGCCATAATATTGACtagattgttttgtttttcttattgaTCAATTAGCTACAATATTTCAAGTTTCAGTCGTACAAACAGGTTAAAATATTGTTCATAATCTCTCCAGTAATATGCATCACCTATGTTCGGTGTTATAAACGTCTGTTTTCTATATCAGATTTTATTTGTTCATATTTGTCTGGATTACAATTAAACGACACACACTCCAGACTATCTGTTAAGGCTTTGTGGAAGTCGTTGATGGTGGGACGGGACCTCTGACATATCCACCAGGCACGCAGACAATGGTACATCTGGGTAGGAACGTGGTTAGGATTTTCCATCTTCTTCTGATCTATCGTGGCGCTGTCGATTCCCAACTGTCCAACAAACAACTCCCACCCGAAGCCGAAACACGAGGCAAGACGCTGGAGGTCAGCTTCTGTCAGTGTTAGTGGATCTAAATAGAACATTCGATAACTATATGTGTGGAACAATTCAAActacatgaaaaataaattaaaacataattataaaactacatatatatatgcatcaaaacaaaataaaaatcaaataaaaaaccATACGTAGGAAACTTTTTCACAATACTTTGTTACATTACTGAGATAATGATCTTATTTCCACAGGCTGGTATTAAACCATTCAGTATAAAAGCCCTGCCTATGGTCTCCGGTATCAAGAAACAATATCTGACGTAAACTTTTCCTAGACAAACGAACAAAGACGTGAGTCACCTTCATCTATGATGAAgtccaaaccaaatactgtTTTAGACTTcagactgtttcatga is a genomic window of Argopecten irradians isolate NY chromosome 10, Ai_NY, whole genome shotgun sequence containing:
- the LOC138333069 gene encoding perilipin-2-like isoform X2; translated protein: MYRRSMMQDQEKMAQEHFFTRLGNIPMVGSTWTQAWGLYQKTKDSSPIICSTLNMAESGIKTVAETTKPMVERYQPQIERVNKYACEQLDNLEKNYPVIKKPTDELMADGKELIQPTIDRVNAVRQYSTDTISKVRTGDVKQIGKDTVSTVKDYGLMQVSKAMDTSYGHYVTDKVNTALTLSEEYLDKYLPEDEEEKDENDPDEAKEMDEYPPSPVGRAKDLTTKLRRRMYKRALKDLRNVQVRSQESLAKLSFTVDLIDYAKTNMQSAKGMAEEKVGDLQSKATMLWTEINKDDSELEEGELVPNTMETKSIIMARHLTKQLRSGLSTLNNYVPESLQPAALRDRLHQTYQYTEDLYTYFKDVAKYEDMPTLALSQAKEKLGYLQSTLGFLTETFVTVPLTWLGPDLNIDVDLQDIAEDDHY
- the LOC138333069 gene encoding perilipin-2-like isoform X1, which encodes MYRRSMMQDQEKMAQEHFFTRLGNIPMVGSTWTQAWGLYQKTKDSSPIICSTLNMAESGIKTVAETTKPMVERYQPQIERVNKYACEQLDNLEKNYPVIKKPTDELMADGKELIQPTIDRVNAVRQYSTDTISKVRTGDVKQIGKDTVSTVKDYGLMQVSKAMDTSYGHYVTDKVNTALTLSEEYLDKYLPEDEEEKDENDPDEAKEMDEYPPSPVGRAKDLTTKLRRRMYKRALKDLRNVQVRSQESLAKLSFTVDLIDYAKTNMQSAKGMAEEKVGDLQSKATMLWTEINKDDSELEEGELVPNTMETKSIIMARHLTKQLRSGLSTLNNYVPESLQPAALRDRLHQTYQYTEDLYTYFKDVAKYEDMPTLALSQAKEKLGYLQSTLGFLTETFVTVPLTWLEPDVAVDVQLEDIAVDQEEPVDATDCNGHIPGVDTSENPAN
- the LOC138333069 gene encoding perilipin-2-like isoform X3 encodes the protein MYRRSMMQDQEKMAQEHFFTRLGNIPMVGSTWTQAWGLYQKTKDSSPIICSTLNMAESGIKTVAETTKPMVERYQPQIERVNKYACEQLDNLEKNYPVIKKPTDELMADGKELIQPTIDRVNAVRQYSTDTISKVRTGDVKQIGKDTVSTVKDYGLMQVSKAMDTSYGHYVTDKVNTALTLSEEYLDKYLPEDEEEKDENDPDEAKEMDEYPPSPVGRAKDLTTKLRRRMYKRALKDLRNVQVRSQESLAKLSFTVDLIDYAKTNMQSAKGMAEEKVGDLQSKATMLWTEINKDDSELEEGELVPNTMETKSIIMARHLTKQLRSGLSTLNNYVPESLQPAALRDRLHQTYQYTEDLYTYFKDVAKYEDMPTLALSQAKEKLGYLQSTLGFLTETFVTVPLTWLVLRPKDDNTKKMQ